DNA sequence from the Pseudoglutamicibacter cumminsii genome:
TGACGGCCTCATCACCAAAACCCCAAGCCCCGATGACGCCCGCACCGTACTGCTCGCCATCACCGAAGCCGGCCGCGAACTCAGCGAAGAAACCACACAGATCCTTAACCGGGAACTCTTCGCCCAAACCGGTTTCACGCAACGCGAGATCACCACACTCAACCGCATCCTGCGCAAATTCCGCCAGAAAAACGGGGACTTCGCCGAACCCCTCGGATAACGTCACAATCCGCGGGAACACACATGCGCGTGCGTTAGATTGGTGTCATGTCGAGTACCCGCCGGAAAGCATCCGCAAGCGAACCTGTAGCGCCGCCAGCACACCAGAGCGCGATCGCTCGCCGTGTTTTCCCCACGGGTAAAGAGCCAGACCCACGTTTCACCCTCGCGAACGAACGCACGTTCCTCGCGTGGATCCGCACCTCGCTCGCGTTCGTCGCCGGCGGTGTCGCACTCGAGGCGTTCGAGGTCGGCAACTGGGATCCCGTGCTCCGCAAGTCGGTGGCTATCGCGGTGATCGCGATGGGCTTGCTCATCGGTTTGGGTGCCGCGTTCCGTTGGTTGCGTGTTGAGCGAGCGATGCGCCACGACCATCCGCTGCCTGTCCCGCTGATCATCCCTGTGCTTGCGTTGATCGCTGCCGCAGGCTCAGGTGCTGCTGTCGGTTTGGTGCTAACGAACTGATGTCGGAACACGGTAGCGGCGAGAGGCGGGAGACCCGAGTCCGTCTCAGCACTGGGTGGCACACCGTCAAAGAAACGGGTGTCACGATCAGCCGCGCCGTGCGTCGTCGTATCCCGATCAAGCCGCCGCAACCCCTTCCGGAACCCGTCGACGTCGGCCTGCAACCGGAGCGCACATCGTTGGCGTGGTCCCGCACGGGCTTTGCCGCGCTCGTCGCTGGGTTCATGGGTGTCCGCTGGTATGGGCAGATGGGGTCGCTGTTGCTCGTGGCGACCGCGCTGACGTTCGTGGGTGCGGTGTGGGTTTCGACGACCCAGCGGGGCCGTCTGCGTCGCATGGCTGAGTCATTCGAAGAGCGGCAACCGCCACCCGTGGTGCCGGTCATCACGATGACGCTCATGGTGGTGGGTATGGCAGTGATCGCGATCATCGTGGTGCTCCGCGTATAGCCTGCCTTAGTTTGTGTACCGCTTGATCACGAAGACCCTCAGCTGCTCCGCGAGTGCGGCGAGCTCTTGATGCGCGTAGTGGTCGGCGCGCCACGCGGCGTGCAGGGTCACGGTGAGCTCATGGCCCCCGTTGGTGATGCGTAGCGGGACGAGGTCGAAGCTCGGGTCCTCGGTCACCACAGCGACCCCCTCCGTTGCGACGAGCGCTTGGGCGACGCGGCCTGAGTTGGTTTCGATGATGTCCGGCTGCGAGAGGCCCGCGGTTTCGCATGCGCCATCGAATACGCGGCGTGCTTTGAATGCCCGCGATGGAATGTGGATGGTGTGCTGAGCGAGTTCCTCAAGAGGAACGCTGCGGCGCTGAGCCCATGGATGCTGCGCGGAAACATATGCCCACACCGGCATCTTTTGAAGCTGAACGTGGGGGATGTCGGCTGCCGGAGCGGAGGGCATCACTGCTAGATCGGACGTAGCGATCGTGTCCTGCAAGCTCGCATCCAAGGACGCCTCAACAATGTTTGGTTGCCACTCGGACTGCTCCAGTGTCGCCACGAACGGAATCACAACGTCGATGAGCGTGGTGCCTGGCGCGGCGAACGTCACTTCACGCATGCCGCCGTGGGCGAGTAGATCCGCGAAGTCGAGAGTGTGCTGGAACTCGGTCAGTAGCTTCTTGGCGGCGGGGAGAAAATCGCGGCCAGCTTTGGTGGGAGTGAGTCCGGACGGAACGCGATCAAACAGCACAAGCCCGACGTCGCGGCTGAGCTTCTGAAGCTGTCGCGTGACTGCCGGCTGTGTGATGCCGAGGTCTCGAGCCGCGGAGGATACGGAGCCGGCTTCGGAGACGGCTACGAAGGCTTTCAGGTGCTCGATGTCCATGATTCCCAGTCTATGCGAATTTGTTATGGGGGATATGCCAAGAACTGATTAGACAGTCATAATGATTTCGGAACAGAATGTGATGTACGCAACTTTCTGCGATCCGTTTTCACCGGGAGGTTCACACCACAATGCACGCGGACAACACCAACGTCAGCACCCCGCTCGAACAGAGCCGCCACCTCGCAACTGACCTCCCGGGCCCCAAGGCCCAGGCACTGGCCGAACGACAGCGCGCATCGGTATCTGCCGGCGTCGGCGGGACCATGGCGACCTACGCTGTCCGCGCCGACCGCGGCATCATCGAAGACGTCGACGGCAACCGCCTCATCGACCTCGGCTCCGGCATCGCCGTGACCTCCGTGGGTGCATCCCACCCGAAGGTCGTCGCCGCGGTCCAGGAAGCCGTCGCGAACTTCACCCACACTTGCTTCATGGTGACCCCATATGAGTCCTACGTTGAGGT
Encoded proteins:
- a CDS encoding LysR family transcriptional regulator, whose protein sequence is MDIEHLKAFVAVSEAGSVSSAARDLGITQPAVTRQLQKLSRDVGLVLFDRVPSGLTPTKAGRDFLPAAKKLLTEFQHTLDFADLLAHGGMREVTFAAPGTTLIDVVIPFVATLEQSEWQPNIVEASLDASLQDTIATSDLAVMPSAPAADIPHVQLQKMPVWAYVSAQHPWAQRRSVPLEELAQHTIHIPSRAFKARRVFDGACETAGLSQPDIIETNSGRVAQALVATEGVAVVTEDPSFDLVPLRITNGGHELTVTLHAAWRADHYAHQELAALAEQLRVFVIKRYTN
- a CDS encoding DUF202 domain-containing protein, with the translated sequence MSEHGSGERRETRVRLSTGWHTVKETGVTISRAVRRRIPIKPPQPLPEPVDVGLQPERTSLAWSRTGFAALVAGFMGVRWYGQMGSLLLVATALTFVGAVWVSTTQRGRLRRMAESFEERQPPPVVPVITMTLMVVGMAVIAIIVVLRV
- a CDS encoding YidH family protein, producing MSSTRRKASASEPVAPPAHQSAIARRVFPTGKEPDPRFTLANERTFLAWIRTSLAFVAGGVALEAFEVGNWDPVLRKSVAIAVIAMGLLIGLGAAFRWLRVERAMRHDHPLPVPLIIPVLALIAAAGSGAAVGLVLTN